In Vigna unguiculata cultivar IT97K-499-35 chromosome 3, ASM411807v1, whole genome shotgun sequence, a single genomic region encodes these proteins:
- the LOC114179336 gene encoding heat stress transcription factor B-2a-like, which produces MVDKSVVELNLGLGKNNDNVVGGGHAHAGQSPRQRCPAPFLLKTYDLLEEGESEDITKIVSWNEEGTSFVVWSPAEFSEHTLPRYFKHNNFSSFIRQLNTYGFKKMSSKRWEFKHEKFQRGCRHMLGEITRKKCEPSVFPAYLKSSSEENATSSTEENNEQVLMEENKNLKKERLELQMQIDECKELEMKLLACLSQFMDTQQSKIRRLC; this is translated from the exons ATGGTTGATAAGAGTGTGGTAGAACTGAACCTTGGTTTAGGTAAAAACAACGACAACGTTGTTGGTGGTGGTCATGCACATGCAGGGCAGTCACCGAGGCAAAGGTGTCCAGCGCCATTTTTGTTGAAGACTTACGATCTGTTGGAAGAAGGTGAGAGTGAAGATATCACAAAAATTGTGTCGTGGAATGAAGAAGGAACTTCCTTTGTTGTGTGGTCTCCTGCAGAATTCTCTGAGCACACCTTGCCTAGATATTTCAAGCACAACAACTTCTCTAGCTTCATTCGCCAATTGAACACTTAT GGATTTAAGAAAATGTCATCGAAAAGATGGGAATTCAAGCACGAGAAATTTCAGAGGGGTTGCAGGCACATGCTGGGTGAAATCACAAGAAAAAAGTGCGAGCCAAGTGTTTTTCCTGCATACCTTAAGTCTTCTTCTGAGGAAAACGCCACGAGTTCCACAGAAGAAAACAATGAGCAAGTACTTATGGAGGAGAACAAGAACCTGAAGAAGGAGAGATTAGAGCTTCAAATGCAGATTGATGAGTGCAAAGAACTTGAAATGAAGTTGTTGGCATGCCTCTCTCAGTTTATGGACACCCAACAAAGTAAAATTAGGAGACTGTGTTAG
- the LOC114177957 gene encoding monothiol glutaredoxin-S17 isoform X1, whose product MGGSVKDVKSKAEVDAVVGGGSPVVLHFWASWCEASKHMDQLFTHLSTDFPKAHFLRVEAEEQPEISEAYSVSAVPFFVFCKDGKTFDTLEGADPSSLANKVAKLAGSINPGEAASPASLGMAAGSAVLEAVKDLAKEDALKEKTVVEPGLSGPLKKRLQQLVDSHPVFLFMKGTPEEPKCKFSRKVIEVLKEEKVKFGSFDVMSDSELREGLKKFSNWPTFPQLYCKGELLGGCDIAVAMHENGELREAFKDHGIDTIGKEKESGDAKGGISKSTNLSAGLSSRLESLINSNAVMLFMKGQPDEPKCGFSRKVVEILRQESVPFDSFDILTDEEVRQGLKIYSNWSSYPQLYIKGELIGGSDIVLEMHKSGELKKTLHEKGIIPAETIQDRVKKLIASSPVMLFIKGTPDEPKCGFSSRVVEALRQEGLSFGFFDILSDEDVRQGLKVYSNWPTYPQLYYKSELIGGHDIVMELKNNGELKSTLSE is encoded by the exons ATGGGTGGATCGGTAAAGGACGTGAAGTCCAAGGCGGAGGTCGATGCGGTGGTCGGTGGTGGCTCTCCGGTTGTCCTACACTTTTGGGCGTCGTGGTGCGAAGCTTCTAAGCACATGGATCAACTCTTCACTCACTTGTCCACTGATTTCCCCAAAGCCCATTTCTTAAGG GTTGAAGCCGAAGAGCAACCTGAGATATCCGAGGCGTACTCCGTCTCTGCCGTTCCTTTCTTTGTCTTTTGTAAG GATGGCAAGACCTTTGATACATTGGAGGGTGCTGATCCGTCAAGCTTAGCCAATAAGGTTGCTAAACTTGCAGGCTCAATTAACCCTGGAGAAGCTGCTTCTCCTGCCAGTCTTGGGATGGCTGCTGGATCTGCCGTTCTTGAAGCCGTGAAAGATTTAGCTAAAGAAGATGCATTAAAGGAGAAAACTGTAGTTGAACCAGGGCTTAGTGGTCCTCTTAAGAAGCGATTGCAGCAACTTGTTGACTCTCATCCTGTTTTCCTTTTCATGAAAGGAACCCCTGAAGAGCCAAAGTGTAAATTTAGCAGGAAAGTTATTGAAGTGTTGAAGGAAGAAAAAGTCAAGTTTGGAAGTTTTGATGTCATGTCGGATTCAGAGCTTCGTGAAGGCTTGAAGAAGTTTTCAAATTGGCCAACATTTCCTCAGCTGTACTGTAAAGGGGAGCTTCTTGGTGGGTGTGACATAGCAGTTGCTATGCATGAGAATGGGGAATTGCGAGAAGCTTTTAAAGATCACGGAATTGATACCAttggtaaagaaaaagaatcagGAGATGCCAAAGGCGGGATATCTAAATCTACTAATTTGAGTGCTGGCTTATCATCTAGACTGGAAAGTCTGATAAATTCTAATGCAGTTATGCTGTTTATGAAAGGACAACCAGATGAGCCAAAGTGTGGTTTCAGCAGGAAGGTAGTTGAAATTCTCCGGCAAGAGAGCGTACCCTTTGACAGTTTTGACATTCTTACTGATGAGGAAGTTCGTCAAGGGCTTAAGATTTATTCAAACTGGTCCAGTTATCCTCAGCTGTATATCAAAGGAGAGCTTATTGGGGGATCAGACATTGTGTTGGAGATGCATAAAAGCGGAGAACTTAAGAAAACGTTACACGAGAAAGGGATTATTCCTGCAGAGACCATTCAAGATCGAGTGAAGAAATTGATTGCCTCATCCCCTGTGATGCTCTTCATAAAGGGTACCCCAGATGAACCAAAATGTGGTTTTAGTTCCAGAGTTGTTGAAGCCCTTCGACAGGAGGGCCTGAGTTTTGGGTTTTTTGATATATTGAGTGATGAGGATGTGAGACAGGGATTGAAGGTATACTCAAATTGGCCAACCTATCCTCAGCTCTACTACAAAAGTGAGCTGATTGGTGGTCACGACATTGTGATGGAGCTGAAAAATAATGGGGAGCTGAAGTCGACCTTATCTGAGTAG
- the LOC114177957 gene encoding monothiol glutaredoxin-S11 isoform X2, translating to MSPCGQICLEVLFCQDGKTFDTLEGADPSSLANKVAKLAGSINPGEAASPASLGMAAGSAVLEAVKDLAKEDALKEKTVVEPGLSGPLKKRLQQLVDSHPVFLFMKGTPEEPKCKFSRKVIEVLKEEKVKFGSFDVMSDSELREGLKKFSNWPTFPQLYCKGELLGGCDIAVAMHENGELREAFKDHGIDTIGKEKESGDAKGGISKSTNLSAGLSSRLESLINSNAVMLFMKGQPDEPKCGFSRKVVEILRQESVPFDSFDILTDEEVRQGLKIYSNWSSYPQLYIKGELIGGSDIVLEMHKSGELKKTLHEKGIIPAETIQDRVKKLIASSPVMLFIKGTPDEPKCGFSSRVVEALRQEGLSFGFFDILSDEDVRQGLKVYSNWPTYPQLYYKSELIGGHDIVMELKNNGELKSTLSE from the exons ATGTCACCATGTGGACAAAT TTGCTTGGAAGTTCTTTTTTGTCAGGATGGCAAGACCTTTGATACATTGGAGGGTGCTGATCCGTCAAGCTTAGCCAATAAGGTTGCTAAACTTGCAGGCTCAATTAACCCTGGAGAAGCTGCTTCTCCTGCCAGTCTTGGGATGGCTGCTGGATCTGCCGTTCTTGAAGCCGTGAAAGATTTAGCTAAAGAAGATGCATTAAAGGAGAAAACTGTAGTTGAACCAGGGCTTAGTGGTCCTCTTAAGAAGCGATTGCAGCAACTTGTTGACTCTCATCCTGTTTTCCTTTTCATGAAAGGAACCCCTGAAGAGCCAAAGTGTAAATTTAGCAGGAAAGTTATTGAAGTGTTGAAGGAAGAAAAAGTCAAGTTTGGAAGTTTTGATGTCATGTCGGATTCAGAGCTTCGTGAAGGCTTGAAGAAGTTTTCAAATTGGCCAACATTTCCTCAGCTGTACTGTAAAGGGGAGCTTCTTGGTGGGTGTGACATAGCAGTTGCTATGCATGAGAATGGGGAATTGCGAGAAGCTTTTAAAGATCACGGAATTGATACCAttggtaaagaaaaagaatcagGAGATGCCAAAGGCGGGATATCTAAATCTACTAATTTGAGTGCTGGCTTATCATCTAGACTGGAAAGTCTGATAAATTCTAATGCAGTTATGCTGTTTATGAAAGGACAACCAGATGAGCCAAAGTGTGGTTTCAGCAGGAAGGTAGTTGAAATTCTCCGGCAAGAGAGCGTACCCTTTGACAGTTTTGACATTCTTACTGATGAGGAAGTTCGTCAAGGGCTTAAGATTTATTCAAACTGGTCCAGTTATCCTCAGCTGTATATCAAAGGAGAGCTTATTGGGGGATCAGACATTGTGTTGGAGATGCATAAAAGCGGAGAACTTAAGAAAACGTTACACGAGAAAGGGATTATTCCTGCAGAGACCATTCAAGATCGAGTGAAGAAATTGATTGCCTCATCCCCTGTGATGCTCTTCATAAAGGGTACCCCAGATGAACCAAAATGTGGTTTTAGTTCCAGAGTTGTTGAAGCCCTTCGACAGGAGGGCCTGAGTTTTGGGTTTTTTGATATATTGAGTGATGAGGATGTGAGACAGGGATTGAAGGTATACTCAAATTGGCCAACCTATCCTCAGCTCTACTACAAAAGTGAGCTGATTGGTGGTCACGACATTGTGATGGAGCTGAAAAATAATGGGGAGCTGAAGTCGACCTTATCTGAGTAG
- the LOC114178739 gene encoding uncharacterized protein LOC114178739 isoform X1: MQLGSNVLVPLIKPPKSYFNFKLRSCSNPNSNSPESNSLQADTLKTLEWSSVCKQLSPFTSTSMGSAAALNARLPVGRTPRQSQKLLDQTSAARLLAQPLDFSGIHDLTEILRVATSGHLLTIRELCTVRRTLVAARDLFDSLKRFASASNHPQRYLPLLEILQNCNFQVGLESKIEFCIDCKLSIILDRASEDLEIIRSERKRNIEILDSMLKEVSSQIFQAGGIDRPLITKRRSRMCVGIRASHRYLLPGGVVLNVSSSGATYFMEPKDAIDLNNLEVRLSSSEKAEESAILSMLSSDIANSESDINNLLDKILEIDLAFARAAYAQWMNGVCPIFKLDSFEGCDSNDEDNGILDQQEDDSLNVNIVGIQHPLLLESSLEIISDNLALRSGNAAKFGDGNGAMTTKYTSHSISDFPVPVDFKIGHGTRVVVISGPNTGGKTASMKTLGLASLMSKAGMHLPAKNNPKLPWFDLILADIGDHQSLEQNLSTFSGHISRICKILEVATTQSLVLIDEIGGGTDPSEGVALSASILQYLKDRVNLAVVTTHYADLSSLKEKDTCFDNAAMEFSLETLQPTYRILWGCTGDSNALSIAQSIGFDRNIIDRAQNWVEKFKPEQQQERRGLLYQSLQEERNRLKAQAGKAASIHAEVMSVYNEIQGEAENLDRREMELMAKETQQVQQELVDAKSQMETLIQKFEKQLKSSGRDKLNSLIKETESAIASIVKAHTPADHFNEADQTSYTPQIGEQVHVKGLGGKLATVVESLGDDETILVQYGKVKARVKKSNIVALPSNAKNAVTSSSVHQGRQSRRNAEYRVNVDVKSDDDVSYGPVVRTSKNTVDLRGMRVEEASIHLEMAINASRPYSVLFVIHGTGTGAVKERALEILQNHPRITNHEPESPMNYGCTIAYVK; this comes from the exons ATGCAACTCGGCAGCAACGTGTTGGTTCCGTTGATTAAACCCCCAAAATCCTACTTCAATTTCAAACTCCGGTCCTGTTCCAATCCCAACTCTAACTCGCCCGAGTCCAACTCACTCCAAGCCGACACCCTCAAGACGCTGGAATGGAGCTCCGTGTGCAAGCAGCTCTCGCCGTTCACCTCCACCTCTATGGGCTCCGCCGCCGCCCTCAACGCTCGCTTGCCCGTCGGCCGCACCCCCCGCCAGAGCCAGAAGCTTCTCGATCAGACCTCCGCGGCCAGACTCCTCGCCCAGCCGCTCGACTTCTCCGGCATCCACGACTTGACGGAGATTCTCCGCGTCGCCACTTCTGGCCACTTGCTAACCATCCGAGAGCTTTGCACCGTCCGCCGCACGCTCGTCGCTGCCAGGGACTTATTCGATAGTTTGAAACGCTTCGCTTCCGCATCTAATCATCCACAAAG GTACTTACCCCTACTCGAAATACTGCAAAATTGTAATTTCCAAGTGGGTTTGGAGAGTAAAATAGAATTTTGCATAGATTGCAAACTTTCCATAATTCTCGATAGAGCAAGTGAAGACCTGGAGATTATCAGATCAGAAAGAAAGAGGAACATAGAAATTTTGGATTCTATGTTGAAGGAAGTATCCTCCCAAATTTTTCAGGCTGGGGGAATTGACAGACCATTAATAACTAAGCGTCGATCAAGAATGTGTGTGGGCATCAGGGCATCCCATAGATATTTGCTTCCAGGTGGTGTAGTTCTGAATGTCAGCAGCTCTGGAGCAACTTACTTTATGGAACCCAAAGATGCAATAGATCTGAACAACTTGGAAGTTAGACTTTCAAGCTCCGAGAAGGCTGAGGAAAGTGCAATTTTAAGTATGCTTTCATCTGACATAGCAAATTCAGAAtcagatataaataatttattggaTAAAATTCTTGAGATTGATCTTGCTTTTGCAAGAGCTGCATATGCTCAATGGATGAATGGGGTATGTCCCATTTTCAAACTTGATAGTTTTGAAGGTTGTGATTCCAATGATGAAGACAATGGTATTTTGGACCAGCAAGAGGATGACAGCTTAAATGTTAACATTGTTGGTATACAACATCCATTACTCCTAGAGTCCTCTCTTGAGATCATTTCAGATAATCTTGCACTAAGATCTGGAAATGCTGCTAAGTTTGGTGATGGAAATGGAGCAATGACTACTAAATATACGTCACATAGCATATCTGACTTCCCTGTGCCAGTTGACTTTAAAATTGGACATGGAACTAGAGTGGTTGTAATCTCAGGCCCTAACACTGGAGGGAAAACTGCTTCCATGAAAACATTGGGCCTGGCATCACTTATGTCAAAAGCTGGAATGCATTTGCCTGCCAAGAACAATCCAAAACTTCCTTGGTTTGACCTTATCCTTGCCGATATTGGAGATCATCAG TCCCTTGAACAAAATCTCTCAACTTTTAGTGGACATATATCACGTATCTGTAAGATTTTGGAAGTGGCCACGACACAATCACTTGTTCTCATTGATGAAATCGGTGGTGGGACTGATCCTTCAGAAGGGGTTGCACTTTCTGCCAGTATCTTACAATATTTGAAGGATCGTGTAAACCTGGCTGTTGTAACCACTCATTATGCTGATTTAAGTAGTCTCAAGGAAAAGGATACCTGTTTTGACAATGCAGCAATGGAATTTTCACTTGAAACATTACAACCAACTTATAGAATTCTCTGGGGGTGTACTGGTGATTCGAATGCATTAAGCATAGCACAATCTATTGGctttgatagaaatataattGATAGGGCACAAAACTGGGTAGAGAAGTTTAAACCAGAACAGCAGCAAGAGCGTAGAGGATTGCTTTATCAGTCCTTACAGGAGGAAAGAAATCGATTAAAGGCCCAGGCTGGAAAGGCTGCATCCATTCATGCTGAAGTTATGAGCGTGTACAATGAG ATCCAAGGGGAGGCAGAAAACCTCGATAGACGTGAAATGGAACTTATGGCAAAGGAAACCCAACAGGTTCAACAAGAGCTTGTGGATGCAAAATCTCAGATGGAAACTTTGATACAGAAATTTGAGAAGCAGCTCAAAAGTTCTGGTCGTGATAAACTCAATTCACTTATTAAAGAAACTGAATCTGCCATTGCCTCCATTGTAAAAGCTCACACTCCTGCTGATCATTTTAATGAAGCTGATCAAACATCATATACCCCACAAATTGGAGAGCAAGTCCATGTCAAGGGATTGGGGGGTAAATTGGCCACAGTGGTAGAATCACTTGGGGATGATGAAACAATCCTGGTACAGTATGGTAAAGTGAAAGCCCGTGTAAAGAAAAGTAACATCGTAGCTCTTCCATCTAATGCAAAGAATGCTGTAACTAGTTCTTCCGTACACCAGGGGAGACAG AGTCGGCGGAATGCAGAATACAGGGTTAATGTAGACGTCAAAAGCGATGATGATGTCTCCTATGGTCCAGTGGTGCGAACATCTAAGAATACAGTTGATCTAAGAGGTATGAGAGTAGAAGAAGCTTCTATACACCTTGAGATGGCAATTAATGCCAGTCGACCATATTCGGTTCTGTTTGTCATACATGGGACCGGAACTGGTGCTGTTAAGGAGCGTGCACTTGAGATTCTGCAAAATCACCCACGTATCACTAATCATGAACCAGAAAGTCCAATGAATTATGGTTGTACCATTGCTTATGTCAAGTGA
- the LOC114178739 gene encoding uncharacterized protein LOC114178739 isoform X2: MKVYLKRYLPLLEILQNCNFQVGLESKIEFCIDCKLSIILDRASEDLEIIRSERKRNIEILDSMLKEVSSQIFQAGGIDRPLITKRRSRMCVGIRASHRYLLPGGVVLNVSSSGATYFMEPKDAIDLNNLEVRLSSSEKAEESAILSMLSSDIANSESDINNLLDKILEIDLAFARAAYAQWMNGVCPIFKLDSFEGCDSNDEDNGILDQQEDDSLNVNIVGIQHPLLLESSLEIISDNLALRSGNAAKFGDGNGAMTTKYTSHSISDFPVPVDFKIGHGTRVVVISGPNTGGKTASMKTLGLASLMSKAGMHLPAKNNPKLPWFDLILADIGDHQSLEQNLSTFSGHISRICKILEVATTQSLVLIDEIGGGTDPSEGVALSASILQYLKDRVNLAVVTTHYADLSSLKEKDTCFDNAAMEFSLETLQPTYRILWGCTGDSNALSIAQSIGFDRNIIDRAQNWVEKFKPEQQQERRGLLYQSLQEERNRLKAQAGKAASIHAEVMSVYNEIQGEAENLDRREMELMAKETQQVQQELVDAKSQMETLIQKFEKQLKSSGRDKLNSLIKETESAIASIVKAHTPADHFNEADQTSYTPQIGEQVHVKGLGGKLATVVESLGDDETILVQYGKVKARVKKSNIVALPSNAKNAVTSSSVHQGRQSRRNAEYRVNVDVKSDDDVSYGPVVRTSKNTVDLRGMRVEEASIHLEMAINASRPYSVLFVIHGTGTGAVKERALEILQNHPRITNHEPESPMNYGCTIAYVK, from the exons ATGAAAGTTTATCTCAAAAG GTACTTACCCCTACTCGAAATACTGCAAAATTGTAATTTCCAAGTGGGTTTGGAGAGTAAAATAGAATTTTGCATAGATTGCAAACTTTCCATAATTCTCGATAGAGCAAGTGAAGACCTGGAGATTATCAGATCAGAAAGAAAGAGGAACATAGAAATTTTGGATTCTATGTTGAAGGAAGTATCCTCCCAAATTTTTCAGGCTGGGGGAATTGACAGACCATTAATAACTAAGCGTCGATCAAGAATGTGTGTGGGCATCAGGGCATCCCATAGATATTTGCTTCCAGGTGGTGTAGTTCTGAATGTCAGCAGCTCTGGAGCAACTTACTTTATGGAACCCAAAGATGCAATAGATCTGAACAACTTGGAAGTTAGACTTTCAAGCTCCGAGAAGGCTGAGGAAAGTGCAATTTTAAGTATGCTTTCATCTGACATAGCAAATTCAGAAtcagatataaataatttattggaTAAAATTCTTGAGATTGATCTTGCTTTTGCAAGAGCTGCATATGCTCAATGGATGAATGGGGTATGTCCCATTTTCAAACTTGATAGTTTTGAAGGTTGTGATTCCAATGATGAAGACAATGGTATTTTGGACCAGCAAGAGGATGACAGCTTAAATGTTAACATTGTTGGTATACAACATCCATTACTCCTAGAGTCCTCTCTTGAGATCATTTCAGATAATCTTGCACTAAGATCTGGAAATGCTGCTAAGTTTGGTGATGGAAATGGAGCAATGACTACTAAATATACGTCACATAGCATATCTGACTTCCCTGTGCCAGTTGACTTTAAAATTGGACATGGAACTAGAGTGGTTGTAATCTCAGGCCCTAACACTGGAGGGAAAACTGCTTCCATGAAAACATTGGGCCTGGCATCACTTATGTCAAAAGCTGGAATGCATTTGCCTGCCAAGAACAATCCAAAACTTCCTTGGTTTGACCTTATCCTTGCCGATATTGGAGATCATCAG TCCCTTGAACAAAATCTCTCAACTTTTAGTGGACATATATCACGTATCTGTAAGATTTTGGAAGTGGCCACGACACAATCACTTGTTCTCATTGATGAAATCGGTGGTGGGACTGATCCTTCAGAAGGGGTTGCACTTTCTGCCAGTATCTTACAATATTTGAAGGATCGTGTAAACCTGGCTGTTGTAACCACTCATTATGCTGATTTAAGTAGTCTCAAGGAAAAGGATACCTGTTTTGACAATGCAGCAATGGAATTTTCACTTGAAACATTACAACCAACTTATAGAATTCTCTGGGGGTGTACTGGTGATTCGAATGCATTAAGCATAGCACAATCTATTGGctttgatagaaatataattGATAGGGCACAAAACTGGGTAGAGAAGTTTAAACCAGAACAGCAGCAAGAGCGTAGAGGATTGCTTTATCAGTCCTTACAGGAGGAAAGAAATCGATTAAAGGCCCAGGCTGGAAAGGCTGCATCCATTCATGCTGAAGTTATGAGCGTGTACAATGAG ATCCAAGGGGAGGCAGAAAACCTCGATAGACGTGAAATGGAACTTATGGCAAAGGAAACCCAACAGGTTCAACAAGAGCTTGTGGATGCAAAATCTCAGATGGAAACTTTGATACAGAAATTTGAGAAGCAGCTCAAAAGTTCTGGTCGTGATAAACTCAATTCACTTATTAAAGAAACTGAATCTGCCATTGCCTCCATTGTAAAAGCTCACACTCCTGCTGATCATTTTAATGAAGCTGATCAAACATCATATACCCCACAAATTGGAGAGCAAGTCCATGTCAAGGGATTGGGGGGTAAATTGGCCACAGTGGTAGAATCACTTGGGGATGATGAAACAATCCTGGTACAGTATGGTAAAGTGAAAGCCCGTGTAAAGAAAAGTAACATCGTAGCTCTTCCATCTAATGCAAAGAATGCTGTAACTAGTTCTTCCGTACACCAGGGGAGACAG AGTCGGCGGAATGCAGAATACAGGGTTAATGTAGACGTCAAAAGCGATGATGATGTCTCCTATGGTCCAGTGGTGCGAACATCTAAGAATACAGTTGATCTAAGAGGTATGAGAGTAGAAGAAGCTTCTATACACCTTGAGATGGCAATTAATGCCAGTCGACCATATTCGGTTCTGTTTGTCATACATGGGACCGGAACTGGTGCTGTTAAGGAGCGTGCACTTGAGATTCTGCAAAATCACCCACGTATCACTAATCATGAACCAGAAAGTCCAATGAATTATGGTTGTACCATTGCTTATGTCAAGTGA
- the LOC114178888 gene encoding stress-related protein-like, whose translation MRYAAVSRDCTSVRTVEETVKSFIGPIYEKFHLVPDELLRIADCSVSPVQHPPAPSRTTASDIAGAVYSKCKPVAMEAYDRFGAKVEHCAETARQRLFPPAPKTSCWTEKYNEKIVTAAKKSCRVPALVPPERIARMLSDKRVPQIPFHS comes from the coding sequence ATGCGCTACGCCGCCGTCTCCAGGGACTGCACCAGCGTCCGCACCGTTGAGGAAACCGTCAAGAGCTTCATTGGTCCAATATACGAAAAGTTCCACCTGGTTCCCGACGAGCTCCTCCGCATTGCCGATTGCTCCGTCTCCCCCGTACAGCATCCTCCAGCGCCTTCCCGGACCACGGCCTCCGACATCGCCGGAGCCGTCTACTCCAAGTGCAAACCGGTGGCGATGGAGGCATACGATAGGTTCGGGGCGAAGGTGGAGCACTGCGCGGAGACGGCAAGGCAGCGGCTGTTCCCTCCGGCGCCGAAGACGTCGTGTTGGACGGAGAAGTACAACGAAAAAATTGTGACGGCGGCAAAGAAGAGTTGTAGGGTTCCGGCATTGGTTCCACCGGAGAGGATAGCGAGGATGCTTAGCGATAAACGAGTACCTCAAATCCCCTTCCATAGTTAA
- the LOC114175719 gene encoding uncharacterized protein LOC114175719, whose translation MIPQQWVSPCGNKCTNKYSALTKIPWRVFCKKGCNSDGESWEECLEDCNQMCYKDPVLKDQQWSAYIDRSPGAVSYSEECFRACVSGCSYKFDVKPEEADKVSPNRQTKPETVPAPKPKPQLVHPIDPPTDIPGTSA comes from the exons ATGATACCGCAGCAATGGGTGTCTCCATGTGGAAACAAATGCACCAATAAATACTCTGCTCTTACCAAAATCCCAT GGCGAGTATTCTGCAAAAAGGGTTGCAACTCAGATGGAGAGTCATGGGAAGAAT GTTTGGAGGACTGCAATCAAATGTGCTACAAGGATCCTGTCCTAAAGGACCAGCAATGGAGTGCTTATATTGATCGATCCCCTGGAGCTGTCAGTTACTCAGAG GAATGTTTTCGTGCTTGTGTATCTGGCTGCAGTTATAAG TTCGATGTTAAACCAGAGGAAGCTGATAAAGTCTCTCCTAACAGACAGACAAAGCCTGAGACTGTGCCTGCTCCGAAGCCAAAGCCACAACTGGTACACCCCATTGACCCACCTACTGATATACCTGGGACTTCTGCATAG
- the LOC114175718 gene encoding general transcription and DNA repair factor IIH subunit TFB2-like, translated as MPEVRIIAKNFMDMVASMPTMKLDKLYENGFICEAILRSLPPLAKKYVIQMLQIDVPVAAKLLEEWVLPDGFSKHRVAIDRLVQLRVFLEAVDRKNEKTYKVNPTYQRSLQKLLVQGGSLPRESMPSNITVRLPTLENLEAYALEQWECFLLQLISPTQVDKPLNISSSLMKVFQRRLLSHRDKEAPKLTESGFQFLLMDTNAQLWYIIREYISNSEDRGVDAAELISFMLELSFHVIGEAYSINTLTDFQRSIINDLADLGLVKLQQGRKGSWFIPTKLATNLSMSLSDSSSRKQGFVVVETNFRVYAYSTSKLHCEILRLFSRVEYQLPNLIVGAITKESLYNAFENGITADQIVTFLQQNAHPRVAERIPSVPENVTDQIRLWEGDLNRVEMTEAYYYDEFPSRDVFEGACDCAREWNGLLWEDSKKMHMVVKTEVHPYVRDYLRRQK; from the exons ATGCCAGAGGTTAGGAttattgcaaaaaatttcatgGACATGGTGGCTTCCATGCCCACCATGAAGCTGGATAAACTCTATGAAAATGGATTCATCTGTGAGGCTATTCTCAG GTCTCTTCCGCCTCTTGCGAAGAAATACGTCATACAGATGCTACAAATTGATGTGCCGGTGGCAGCTAAACTGTTGGAGGAGTGGGTGCTTCCGGATGGATTTTCAAAGCACAGAGTAGCCATTGATAGACTGGTTCAGTTGAGAGTTTTCCTTGAAGCTGTTGACAG GAAGAATGAAAAGACATACAAAGTTAATCCAACATATCAGAGAAGTCTCCAAAAGCTTTTAGTACAAGG TGGATCTTTGCCGAGGGAATCCATGCCTTCCAATATTACTGTGAGGCTTCCAACCTTAGAAAATCTCGAGGCTTATGCCCTAGAGCAATGGGAG TGTTTCTTATTGCAACTTATAAGCCCAACTCAGGTTGATAAGCCCTTAAATATTAGCTCTTCTTTGATGAAAGTTTTCCAGCGACGTCTTCTGAGTCACAG AGACAAAGAAGCTCCAAAACTAACTGAAAGTGGTTTCCAGTTTTTG CTGATGGATACAAATGCACAGCTTTGGTATATCATCAGAGAATATATCTCTAATTCTGAG GATAGAGGTGTGGACGCTGCTGAGTTGATCTCATTCATGCTGGAACTTAGCTTTCATGTCATCGGGGAG GCATATAGTATAAACACATTGACTGATTTTCAGAGGAGCATAATTAATGACCTGGCAGACCTTGGACTGGTCAAACTTCAGCAG GGAAGGAAAGGAAGTTGGTTTATACCTACAAAATTGGCAACAAATCTTTCAATGAGCTTGTCTGATTCATCGTCTAGAAAACAG GGATTTGTGGTTGTGGAAACAAATTTTAGAGTTTATGCTTACTCGACTTCTAAGTTGCATTGTGAAATATTGCGGCTATTCTCAAG GGTAGAGTATCAACTTCCAAATCTTATTGTTGGAGCTATTACAAAAGAAAGCTTGTATAATGCTTTTGAAAATGGCATCACAGCAGATCAG ATAGTCACTTTCCTTCAGCAAAATGCTCATCCTCGTGTTGCAGAGAGAATACCATCTGTGCCTGAAAATGTCACAGATCAG ATTAGGCTGTGGGAAGGAGATCTTAACAGAGTTGAGATGACAGAGGCATATTACTACGATGAATTCCCTTCCAGA GATGTATTTGAAGGTGCATGTGATTGTGCCAGAGAATGGAATGGTTTGTTGTGGGAAGATTCAAAGAAAATGCATATGGTGGTTAAGACTGAGGTACATCCATACGTACGAGATTATTTACGTCGCCAAAAGTAG